From the genome of Bacteroidales bacterium:
GAAACACCAAATGTTTTACCAAAATTTACTATATTGCATCTGTCTTTGATCGTTCTTTGAAAACGGATAGCAAGGCATAGTGTAGCCCATTGCCTTCTGCCGCTCCCTGAGCGGAGTCGGAGGGAGCGGCGGAGCCAGATGACCGTCTTTACGACCCTCTTGTCGGCCGCTTCCTGTCTCCCGATAACTTCGTTCAGGCTTCGGATTTTACGCAGAGCTTTAATAGGTATGCGTATTGCCTTAATAATCCACTTGTCTACACAGACCCGGATGGAGAATTTGTTTGGCTAATACCAGCGTTAATAGGCGGCGCAATAAATGTTGCAACTCACTGGAATAGTTTACACGGTAGATTTTGGGATAAGGTTGGCCAAGGGGCGCTGTATTTTGGAACTGGAGCAGTACAAGGAGGCCTTGCAGTCTTAGGTCCTGTGGGTTGGGCTACAGGAGGGGCATTTTCTGGAGCGGCGAATGCAGCCATTGGAGGAACTAATGGATCTCAAATACTCCAACAAGGAATCATAGGAGGAATCTCAGGTTTAGCAGGAGGAGCTTTCGGTAAATGGGCCGGACAAAACCTTGGAGGGGTAGTAATAAATGGGTTCCATGTTTCAGCAAATTCAGCAATTGGTGGAGCTGTAACAGGTGCAATTGGAGGTGCCGCAGGAGGATATGCCGGTGGGTTCACAGGCGGTTTCTTAATGACCGGTAATTTAGGTGCGGCTCATCAGGCAGGCATGGCAGGATTAAAAACTGGTGCAGCAATAGGTGGAGGAATTGGAGCAGCTTATGGTTATTACTCGGCAGAAAAAGCGGGTAGAAATCCTTGGACTGGAAGACCGAATAAAAGTGCTGTAATCGGAGGCCCTCAAGACAGGGTTGATCAGATAGGTAAATTATCCGGTAGTGAGACAATAAGAAATAATAGCATACAGAATTGGCCAGAAGACATGCCTGCTTATCTAGGGAAAGATGTTCCAAATCCCAATGCACTTGAGTTTAACCAAATATGGATGGAACAAACAATAAGAGCAGAATATTATATCTATGATGCAGGAAGAAGTGGTTATAGTCCATTTTACAATGGTATAGAATTACCTACTATTCAGCAATATAACTATGGAAATGTGTACAGGGTTACTTATTATCAAACCATAAGAGTTTTAATTATATACAAGTAGCAAAATGGAATTAGAATGGTTTGAAAAGAACTTAATAATCGCACTTAGAATTTTATTACCCTTTTTTAAAAAGTATAAATTTCATTTATGTAATCTCGACATAAACAGTCGAGACGGTGATTATTTGATATTTTGCAGCTTATTTAATAACACGAAAGTATCAGTTATTATTAACCCTGGGTTTGATATATTAATTGAAAGGAAAAAAGGATTTTTTAATTTAGTTAATTCAAATCAGATTATTAGTCTGACTCAAGAAAAAAAATATTTTCCAAAATTTGCCTCATTACCAAGTGATTATAAAAATGTAGAAGAACTTGGGAAGCTTTTAAAAGAATATACACTATTTATTGAAGACAGTTTTGTAGAATATCTTAAATAAGGGGAATATTATCGTTTGAAGCATTTAATTTAAGTTCAGATAATCCGGAATAATATAATCAAGAGCCTCGGAACCTCCGGGGTTTTTGTTTATACAGCCAGTTTTATTTTACCGTCGAGCAGATCCTTCATTCGTTTTTTTGTAAGCATGGAGTTGATGATCCTGACAAGGGCATTTTTCTGTAACCCTTCGGTCTGATGCATATTGTTTACTTATTCCGAGCAGAATATTTTTGGGGCCAAAACATCACGCCACGGACTTACAGACTGACCCAACTTCTTTAAGTTTTTTTTAAAAAAACTCCCTAAAATTAGACCCGTTTTAAGGGCCATTGAATGAGATTTTTCTATGATTTGGATTATCTTTATCTGATATTTCGCTTCCCATGAAACCATCCATCCTGCTGATTGCTGTTCTGTTTGCCACCTGCCTGCAGGCGCAGACCGGGAAAAGGGAAAATAACGGAACTGCCCTTCTGCTCATTGATATACAGGAATTTTATTTCAGCGGCGGCCGGTTGCCTCTTGAAGGATCCGATGAGGCAGTGAATGTGGCCTCCAGCCTTCTGCGTTTTTTCCGTCAGCACCACCTGCCGGTAGTTCATGTCATGCACCAGGGAGGAGGAGAAATTCACCCGCTGGTTGCCCCGGAAAAGGATGAAAAAGTCTTCGTCAAGAAAGAAGTTAATTCCTTCCTGGGTACCGGATTGTACGATTACTTAAAACAACTGGGAATCCAACATCTGGTTCTGGCAGGCATGCAAACGCACATGTGCCTGGAGGCGGCCGTCAGAGCTGCTTCCGACTACGGTTTTCGCTGTACGGTAATTCAGGACGCCTGTGCAACGCGCACCCTTGTTTGGGAAAAGGATACCGTCCCGGCACGAAAAGTCCAGGCGGCCGTTTTCGCCGCGCTCAAAGCCTATGCATCCATCCTTCCGGCCGCAGAGTTTATCAATCAGTTTGCTGAAGAAACCAAATAACCCGCACCCTATGAAAATTCCTCCCTTCCAGCTTGTCTTCCTGTTGCTTCTGGGGTCGTGCATTTATTCGCACACTCCCGAAGAAAACACGATAAAAGACGATACGGCCGTTGATTTTTCCTATTCTGCTCCTGAAGAAGACCAGGGATCTTTTTCAGAAGACTCTTTCCGCACAGAACGCCGGAAAATCGGCCTGGGAAAAGCCCGGACCGCTTCAGTTGACATCAGCATCCCCGCAGGCATCCTTTCGGTAAAAGGCGGCACACCCGACCTTGCTGAAGTTTCCATCAAATACCGCAAGGAAAGGCGGTTTCTGATCAAACAGGATCTCACAGGCGATCATTTGTATGCAAAACTCTACATGCCCAAAATCGAGGGATTGAAAGAAATCAGCGACGACCGCACCATTTGTTCCATCCGCATGAACGAAAAAGTGCCTATGGACCTTTCCCTCAATATGGGTGCCGGCAAAGGGAAATTCGACCTGAGCGGGCTGAACCTCAGAACGGTCTCCATGTCGCTGGGAGCCGGAGAATTTACCGTCAATCTGAAAGGTACGTCGGCTACCAGTGTAAAGGTCAATGCCGGTGTGGGGGAAGCAACGGTTGACCTTTCCGGAAAAAGAAAAGAAGAACTGGATGCCGAATTTAACTGCGGAATCGGTACCCTCCGGCTGATTCTTCCCCGATCTGCGGGAGTAAAGGTTTCGCTGTCGGGACTCATTGGGAACACCGACATGGGCGAACTGGTGCGCAAAGGAAGCTATTTTTACAACGATGCCTGGGAAACCGGCGCCCCGCGCATGCGGATTGATATCAACGGAGGCATAGGTGACGTAAAAATTACGATGGCTGAATAAATGGTAACCCTTCGAACCGGGGTACTTCGCTTCCTTTTTTGCAAAATATTTTTACCGCCAAAACATCTCGCATTTATAAACAAAGGCTTCCAAGCAAGCAAGAATAGCTTGAACCTGAGTTCCTGCAAAGTCTTCTGCGCCGTTGCCCTCGATGTTACCGTTTACTAAGGTCCAAACAGGAAACAATTAAACATTAACCGAAAAAACAGGCATTCGTATTCTGGTTTAAACTGCATTGTGCATTAAACCGAAGTACCATGAATTAACAAATTCAACCGGTTGAATTTGTTAATTCATGGTACTTGGGTTAAAAAAAACGCCGGACTGTTCATCCGGCGTACTTCATTCAGAATGGGAAAATGCTCTTAATATCTGCTTTTCCTGTAGCTGTCCTTGAATTCTTCGCGGGGACGAGCCTGTTTTACAACAACGGCTTTCCCTTCGAGGTCTCTTCCGTCGAGTGCCCGAATGGCTGCCAGAGCATCCTCATCAGAGGGCATTTCAACAAAACCATAGCCCTTTGAACGGCCGGTTTCACGATCGGTAATTACTTTGGCTGAAGAAACTTCACCATACTGTTCAAAAATCTTCTGGAGACCTTGATCCTGAATTTTAAAACTCAGATTTGCAACAAAAATGTTCATAAAAAAATTAATAAATTAATAAAACAATCAATCAGGAGGCAGAATTGGAGGAAAATAAACCCGGGAAGAAATTCCGGCGGAGAATACTGACCTTTTTCATCAGCGCTGATCGGATGCAAATGTACGACAAATAAATGAGAAACAAGCGGATTATGTAAAATAATTTACATCATCCTGTATGTAATGATGGGGCAGGCTTCCGGAACCGACGAAAGATAAAGGTAATTTAATACTTCCCGGGAGCCCTCAAAATTTCGTTTTTCGGCACCCCGGTAAGAAATATGTATCAGCCGGTTGGCGATGAGCGCCAACCGGCTGATACATATTTTTTCAGACTACGCCCTGGTCGAGCATGGCGTTGGCCACCTTCAGAAAGCCCGCTATATTGGCTCCCTTCACATAGTCAATATAGCCGTCATCCTGCTTTCCGTATTTGACGCAGGCAGAATGAATATTGCGCATAATTTCGTGCAGACGACGGTCCACTTCCTCCCTGCCCCAGTTCAGCTTCATGGCATTCTGCGCCATCTCCAGTCCTGATGTCGCCACCCCTCCCGCATTTACTGCCTTGCCGGGAGCAAACAGCATTTTGTTCTTCTGGAAGATTTCAATGGCTTCGGGTGTACAGGGCATATTGGCTCCTTCGGCCACGCAAAGGCATTTGTTGGCTACCAGCCGGACGGCATCCTCCTTGTCGAGTTCGTTCTGTGTTGCACAGGGCATAGCAATATCGCACTTCACCTCCCATGGTCTTTTGCCCTGGAAGAACTGACTGCCGGGGAATTCGAGGGCATAGGGAGCCACAATATCCTGGTTGCTGGCCCTCAGTTCGAGCAGATAATCAATTTTTTCTCCTGATATGCCATCGGGATCATACACATATCCGTCGGGGCCGCTGATGGTAACCACCCTGGCTCCCAGTTCCGTTGCCTTGGTAATGGCACCCCAGGCCACATTGCCGAAACCTGATACGGCCACTATTTTGTTTTTAAACGACTCTCCGATGGTTGCCAGCATCTCGTTGGCGAAATAAACAGCGCCAAAGCCGGTAGCTTCGGGCCGAACCAGGCTTCCTCCCCAGTTGATTCCTTTGCCGGTAAGAACCCCGTTATGTTCATGGGTAAGCTTCTTGTACATACCGTACAAATAACCAATTTCACGCCCTCCTACTCCGATGTCACCCGCCGGCACGTCCATTTCAGGGCCGATCAGTTTCCAGAGCTCCAGCATAAACGACTGGCAGAAACGCATAATTTCGGCCTGCGATTTTCCTTTCGGGTCGAAGTCGGAACCTCCCTTGGCTCCGCCCATGGGCAGGGTGGTAAGACTGTTCTTGAAAATCTGTTCAAATCCGAGAAATTTGAGTATGCTCAGGTTCACACTCGGGTGAAAACGGAGTCCGCCCTTGTACGGCCCCAGGGCGTTGTTGAACTGTACCCTGTAGCCCAGGTTAACGCGCACCTTGCCTTCATCGTCCACCCAGGGAACCTTGAACATCAGCACGCGGTCGGGTTCAATCAGGCGCTCAATGATGCCCGCCGATTCGAACTGGGGATTTTCGTTGTACACTTCTTCAATCGATTCGAGAACTTCGCGAACTGCCTGATGGTATTCCTTTTCTCCGGGATGCTTCTGCATCAGGTCATGCATAATTTTGTCAACATTCATAGTATTCAGTTTTTTAAAGCATATTCAACGTGCATTAACTTACCTGTCCTGTCATTCCTTATCATGTATCTGCTGGCCGACCCTATCTGCCACCAAAGGGTTCTTAGCATCAGCCAATTATGATGCTAAAATAGGTGGTTTCGGTCAAGGTTGTTCGTAACAAGGTATGATTTTACTCAATTTTATGCAACATATAATGAAATAAAATACTGACAGACAAGCACATATACTCATAGCCGCACCGATATGTTTAGCAACACACCGAAGCCGGTGGCTTATCGGCCTTGACGTACCGGGCTGATGGCACAGGCGCATTGCGGCGGAGGCACAAATATGGAGGGAAGCCGGCCTCAGTCGTAATAAATAATTCCTACGTTTTTGCGGCCGTCAATTTTCGCCACAAGCGGTTTGTCGAAGCGCACGTGCCGGATAAATTCATCTTCATAAACCGCCGGCATCCTGTTCAGAAAATCCACGTCGGTCTTTCCCTCGTTGCGGTGCATATTAACGGTCATATAGCCCACATGGAATGATGTAAGGTTCTGGAAGAAATGGGTTCCCTGGCTGGGATCGATACGGTACTGGTCGAGGCCCGATTCAATAATGATGCGTGCTTCCGATATCTGCGGCCATTTGACGGGTATTCCAAGCCAGGGATCGGAAGAACCCCAGCGGCCCGGCCCGATCAGAACGTAATTCCTCTTCTCCGCTTTCATCTGCTGGTTGAGTTTTTCAATCCGCTCAGCAATCAGGCTGGTTTTTGATGCGTTGAATGATTCGGGTTTCAGATAGATTACATCGCACAGGTTTTCGAAGACCCCATGGCCGAGAGCCATTTCGGAAAAGGCAATGATATTTTTTGCTTCACCGGGTTTTACTTCGATGGTACGGGTTTGTTCGCTCAGCACAATGGGGCGTATCTGAAGCAGGTTAAATACGGCCGGCTCGTTTCGCGGGACATCCAGATTTACGGCAAATTCCATTTCGATGGGATTGTTCATTTCGCGCTGGCCAATCTGCAGAATTTCAGACAGAATTTCGGCCAGCGGAAAGGTATTGTGCTGAAGCACGCCGGCAAAGGTGACGATGCGTTTTCCGTGCGACTGGATTCCGTCGCGCAGGGTGCCGGATTCCAGGTCATAGGTTGAAGCCACATGCCGGAAGACGGGATTGTTTTCCGCATCTTTTACAGGCAGTTTCAGCAAATTGGCCGAATCGTCGGTGGTGGGAACAAACTCCGACTGGGTAAGGTCAATGGCATAGAACAATTTCTGTGTTTCGCGCAGGGCCGTTTCAGGG
Proteins encoded in this window:
- a CDS encoding cysteine hydrolase, producing MKPSILLIAVLFATCLQAQTGKRENNGTALLLIDIQEFYFSGGRLPLEGSDEAVNVASSLLRFFRQHHLPVVHVMHQGGGEIHPLVAPEKDEKVFVKKEVNSFLGTGLYDYLKQLGIQHLVLAGMQTHMCLEAAVRAASDYGFRCTVIQDACATRTLVWEKDTVPARKVQAAVFAALKAYASILPAAEFINQFAEETK
- a CDS encoding RNA-binding protein → MNIFVANLSFKIQDQGLQKIFEQYGEVSSAKVITDRETGRSKGYGFVEMPSDEDALAAIRALDGRDLEGKAVVVKQARPREEFKDSYRKSRY
- the gdhA gene encoding NADP-specific glutamate dehydrogenase, which codes for MNVDKIMHDLMQKHPGEKEYHQAVREVLESIEEVYNENPQFESAGIIERLIEPDRVLMFKVPWVDDEGKVRVNLGYRVQFNNALGPYKGGLRFHPSVNLSILKFLGFEQIFKNSLTTLPMGGAKGGSDFDPKGKSQAEIMRFCQSFMLELWKLIGPEMDVPAGDIGVGGREIGYLYGMYKKLTHEHNGVLTGKGINWGGSLVRPEATGFGAVYFANEMLATIGESFKNKIVAVSGFGNVAWGAITKATELGARVVTISGPDGYVYDPDGISGEKIDYLLELRASNQDIVAPYALEFPGSQFFQGKRPWEVKCDIAMPCATQNELDKEDAVRLVANKCLCVAEGANMPCTPEAIEIFQKNKMLFAPGKAVNAGGVATSGLEMAQNAMKLNWGREEVDRRLHEIMRNIHSACVKYGKQDDGYIDYVKGANIAGFLKVANAMLDQGVV